From a region of the Flavobacterium branchiarum genome:
- the ald gene encoding alanine dehydrogenase — protein MIIGVPKEIKNNENRVAVTPAGVSEMKKHGHVVYVQATAGLGSGFSDEEYTVAGAQVLATIEEVYAIAEMIIKVKEPIASEYDLIKKDQLLFTYFHFASSEPLTHAMIEKGAVCLAYETVEKTDRSLPLLVPMSEVAGRMSIQQGAKYLEKPLKGRGILLGGVPGVPPAKVLVLGGGIVGTQAAKMAAGLGAQVTIMDVSLPRLRQLDDIMPANVNTQMSNHYNITKAIADADLVVGAVLIPGAKAPNLVTRDMLKLMRPGTVVVDVAVDQGGCIETCTPTTHENPTFIIDDIVHYCVANMPGAVPYTSTLALTNATLPYALQLANKGWQKACNENEELRKGLNIANGKILYKGVAEAWNLPYNEELVLENV, from the coding sequence ATGATAATAGGTGTTCCAAAGGAAATCAAAAATAACGAAAACCGTGTAGCTGTTACACCAGCTGGGGTTTCTGAAATGAAAAAACATGGTCATGTTGTTTACGTTCAAGCAACTGCAGGTTTAGGAAGTGGATTTAGTGATGAGGAGTACACTGTAGCTGGAGCTCAGGTTTTAGCAACTATCGAAGAGGTATACGCTATAGCTGAAATGATCATTAAAGTAAAAGAGCCTATTGCTTCTGAATATGACTTAATCAAAAAAGATCAATTATTATTTACATACTTCCACTTTGCTTCATCTGAGCCGTTAACACACGCTATGATCGAAAAAGGAGCTGTATGTTTAGCTTATGAAACTGTTGAGAAAACAGATCGTAGTTTACCATTATTAGTTCCAATGTCTGAAGTTGCTGGACGTATGTCTATCCAACAAGGAGCTAAATATCTTGAGAAACCATTAAAAGGAAGAGGAATCCTTTTAGGTGGTGTTCCTGGAGTTCCTCCTGCTAAAGTATTAGTACTTGGTGGTGGAATTGTAGGTACTCAAGCTGCAAAAATGGCTGCTGGTTTAGGAGCTCAAGTTACTATTATGGATGTTAGCTTACCACGTCTACGCCAATTAGACGATATTATGCCTGCTAATGTAAACACTCAAATGTCTAATCACTATAACATCACTAAAGCTATTGCTGATGCTGATTTAGTAGTTGGAGCTGTTTTAATTCCAGGAGCAAAAGCACCAAACTTGGTTACTCGTGATATGCTTAAATTAATGCGCCCAGGAACTGTTGTTGTAGACGTTGCTGTTGACCAAGGTGGATGTATTGAAACTTGTACTCCTACAACTCACGAAAACCCAACTTTTATTATTGATGATATCGTACATTACTGTGTGGCTAATATGCCTGGTGCTGTACCTTACACATCTACACTTGCTTTAACTAATGCTACTCTTCCTTACGCTTTACAATTAGCGAATAAAGGATGGCAAAAAGCATGTAACGAAAATGAAGAATTAAGAAAAGGATTAAATATTGCTAACGGAAAAATTCTTTACAAAGGAGTTGCTGAAGCTTGGAACCTTCCTTATAATGAAGAATTAGTGTTAGAAAACGTATAG
- a CDS encoding APC family permease, whose product MQENKPEDFKRELGLLDGTMLVVGSMIGSGIFIVSADITRQVGSAGWLTLIWLISGLITVIAAVSYGELSAMFPKAGGQYVYLKEAYNKLIAFLYGWSFFAVIQTGTIAAVGVAFAKFAAYLYEPFSDENILFEIGAFRLNAAQLVSIVTIVFLTYINSRGVKDGKILQTVLTIIKILSLLGLIVFGLTLGAKASVWDANWADAWSARAFDAGTTSWFPIGGTALITGISAAMVGSLFSSDAWNGVTFIAGEIKNPKRNVGLSLFLGTFIVAIIYVLTNLMYLAVIPLNEIATAKSDRVAVVASQYIFGNIGTLIIAIMIMISTFACNNGLIMAGARVYYTMAKDGLFLKKAALLNEASVPAWALWVQCAWASALCLTGKYGDLLDFVIIIVLIFYILTIYGIFILRKKMPNAERPYKAFGYPFLPILYIVVASAICICLLLTKFSTCGWGVLIMLTGIPVYYLTKPKE is encoded by the coding sequence ATGCAAGAAAACAAACCAGAAGATTTTAAAAGAGAGCTCGGATTATTAGATGGAACTATGCTTGTAGTGGGATCCATGATAGGTTCAGGAATATTTATTGTGAGTGCAGATATTACTCGGCAAGTGGGTTCTGCTGGTTGGCTAACTTTGATATGGCTAATTTCGGGATTAATTACAGTTATTGCAGCGGTGAGTTATGGAGAGCTTAGCGCTATGTTTCCTAAAGCTGGTGGCCAGTATGTTTACTTAAAAGAAGCTTATAATAAACTAATAGCTTTTCTGTATGGATGGAGTTTTTTTGCTGTTATCCAAACAGGTACAATTGCTGCTGTTGGAGTTGCTTTTGCAAAATTTGCAGCTTATCTCTATGAACCTTTTAGCGATGAGAATATTCTTTTTGAGATAGGCGCTTTTCGTTTAAATGCAGCTCAATTAGTTTCTATTGTCACGATTGTTTTTTTAACTTATATTAATAGCCGTGGTGTTAAGGACGGTAAAATTTTGCAGACTGTTTTAACAATTATCAAAATTTTATCTCTTTTAGGATTGATAGTTTTCGGATTAACATTAGGAGCTAAAGCTTCTGTTTGGGATGCTAATTGGGCAGATGCTTGGTCTGCACGTGCTTTTGATGCTGGTACTACTTCTTGGTTTCCTATTGGTGGTACAGCCTTAATTACTGGTATTTCGGCAGCTATGGTTGGATCTTTGTTCTCTAGTGATGCTTGGAATGGAGTAACTTTTATTGCGGGCGAAATTAAAAACCCAAAACGTAATGTAGGGCTTAGTTTGTTTTTAGGAACCTTTATTGTTGCTATTATCTATGTTCTTACCAATTTAATGTATCTGGCAGTTATTCCTTTGAACGAGATTGCAACAGCAAAGTCTGATAGGGTAGCAGTTGTAGCTTCTCAATATATTTTTGGAAATATAGGAACATTAATCATTGCAATTATGATTATGATCTCAACTTTTGCGTGTAACAATGGTTTAATCATGGCTGGCGCAAGAGTTTATTATACAATGGCTAAAGATGGTTTGTTTTTGAAGAAAGCAGCATTATTAAATGAAGCTAGTGTTCCTGCTTGGGCTTTATGGGTACAATGTGCCTGGGCTTCGGCTTTGTGTTTGACAGGGAAGTATGGGGACTTACTTGATTTTGTAATTATTATAGTTTTAATATTTTATATCCTGACGATATACGGAATCTTTATTTTACGCAAGAAAATGCCAAATGCAGAGAGACCATACAAAGCCTTTGGATATCCGTTTTTGCCTATCCTTTATATAGTAGTAGCTTCGGCTATTTGTATTTGTTTGTTGCTTACTAAATTTTCTACTTGCGGTTGGGGAGTTTTAATTATGTTGACAGGGATTCCTGTATATTATTTAACTAAGCCAAAAGAATAG
- a CDS encoding glycosyltransferase family 9 protein, giving the protein MKFLKSINIVRRNLMHRLTKNIGYSKPSKKSNSIIKSDIKRVLISRPNARLGNLLLITPLLEEVINTFPGCKIDLFVKGSLAPILFENYDNVDKIIQLPKKPFNSLLQYVKVCISLRKQHYDIAINVDKNSSSGRLSVKFSNSKFKFFGDPTTEDIQLKYNDYEHIAKYPVYNFRSFLNEIGITPSNTPISALNLKLSNSEITEGKKTLENLIDNNKKTICIYTYATGDKCHSKSWWSKFYKRLKTKYPDYNIIEILPIENVSQINFKAPHFYSKDIREIGALIANTEVFIGADCGIMHLASAVQTPTVGLFSISEQKKYEPYCNHSMAINTNKTSIFQSIKIIAYMISHNLSLRVTTTSTIIAFS; this is encoded by the coding sequence ATGAAATTCTTAAAAAGCATAAACATAGTAAGGCGCAATTTAATGCATCGTTTAACCAAAAATATTGGTTATTCGAAACCAAGTAAAAAAAGTAATTCAATCATTAAGTCTGATATTAAAAGAGTCTTAATTTCCAGACCTAATGCTCGATTAGGAAACTTATTATTAATTACGCCTCTATTAGAAGAAGTCATAAATACATTTCCTGGATGCAAAATAGATTTATTCGTAAAGGGAAGCTTAGCCCCTATTTTATTCGAAAACTATGACAATGTCGATAAAATAATCCAACTACCTAAAAAGCCTTTCAACAGCTTACTTCAATATGTTAAAGTCTGTATATCACTTCGAAAACAACATTATGATATTGCAATTAATGTTGATAAAAACTCTTCATCAGGAAGGTTATCAGTAAAATTTTCAAATTCAAAATTCAAATTCTTTGGAGACCCTACTACGGAAGATATACAATTGAAATACAATGATTACGAACATATTGCAAAGTACCCTGTATATAATTTTAGAAGCTTTTTAAATGAAATCGGTATTACTCCAAGCAATACTCCTATTTCGGCATTGAACCTCAAATTAAGTAATTCTGAAATTACTGAGGGCAAAAAAACATTAGAAAACTTGATCGACAATAACAAAAAGACAATTTGCATTTACACCTATGCTACTGGCGATAAATGTCATTCGAAATCTTGGTGGAGTAAATTTTATAAAAGACTAAAAACAAAATACCCTGATTACAATATTATTGAAATCTTACCTATTGAGAATGTCTCTCAAATCAATTTTAAAGCACCTCATTTTTACAGTAAGGATATTCGGGAAATTGGAGCATTGATAGCAAATACAGAAGTTTTTATTGGAGCTGATTGTGGTATCATGCATTTAGCTAGTGCTGTACAAACACCTACAGTTGGCTTATTCTCTATTTCTGAGCAAAAAAAATATGAGCCTTATTGTAATCACAGTATGGCCATAAACACAAATAAAACTTCTATTTTTCAATCTATAAAAATAATAGCATACATGATCAGTCATAACTTATCACTTAGAGTTACGACTACATCTACAATTATTGCTTTCTCCTAA
- a CDS encoding iron chaperone: protein MMISKPKTIDEYIASFPTEIQEILEQVRQTIKKAAPDAEEKISYAIPTFTLNGNLVHFATFKNHIGFYAMPSGNEAFQKELVAYKAGKGSIQFPINKPMPLDLIVKIVNFRVKENLEKLKK, encoded by the coding sequence ATGATGATCTCTAAACCTAAAACCATTGATGAATATATAGCTAGTTTCCCAACTGAAATCCAGGAAATATTAGAGCAAGTCCGTCAAACAATAAAAAAGGCAGCTCCTGATGCTGAAGAAAAAATAAGTTATGCTATTCCTACTTTTACTCTTAATGGAAATTTAGTACACTTTGCAACTTTCAAGAATCATATTGGCTTTTATGCAATGCCTTCTGGAAATGAAGCTTTTCAAAAAGAGTTAGTTGCTTATAAAGCAGGGAAAGGTTCAATTCAGTTTCCAATAAACAAACCAATGCCTTTGGATTTAATAGTCAAGATTGTAAATTTTCGAGTTAAAGAAAATTTAGAAAAATTAAAAAAGTAG
- a CDS encoding peptidoglycan endopeptidase, which produces MKSFGLVLALFFFSFGVFSQEKYIKHKITKGENVSVIAKKYNVKVKEILDLNPKASQLLKLNSILLIPNSQKTIANKAKKTKEVIASNATNTLQETTTHEILAKETLYGISKQYQLTVEELKKANPKLESEGLKIGQQIIIPGNAKPVIKTSSQEGIASVENVAITTTQPEILEKTIGTEIVREVLPKETKYAIAKQYGLTVAELEKQNPFIKKRLPVGSVLKIHPSGTYVENNVQEEAKTSIDNTATAVVATVVKDTATTTGIKFTHGSDLLNQLVLNATENVGVRYRSGGTTRSGFDCSGLMVTTFGSFDIKLPRSSIEQSRIGVKIASEEAKKGDLIFFKTNGRRQINHVGMVIEANDGEIKFIHSSVHRGVIVSSTKEAYYERNFTQVNRVLE; this is translated from the coding sequence ATGAAAAGTTTTGGACTAGTATTAGCGTTGTTTTTTTTTAGTTTTGGTGTTTTTTCACAAGAAAAATATATCAAGCACAAAATTACTAAAGGAGAGAATGTTAGTGTAATAGCAAAAAAATATAATGTTAAAGTAAAAGAAATTCTTGATTTAAATCCTAAAGCAAGTCAGTTATTGAAACTAAATTCAATCTTGCTAATTCCAAATTCACAGAAAACAATAGCTAATAAAGCAAAAAAGACCAAAGAAGTAATTGCAAGTAACGCAACAAATACTCTTCAAGAAACTACCACACATGAAATTCTAGCAAAAGAAACATTATATGGAATTTCAAAACAATACCAACTTACAGTTGAAGAACTTAAAAAAGCCAATCCTAAATTAGAAAGCGAAGGACTTAAAATTGGACAGCAAATTATAATTCCAGGAAATGCTAAGCCTGTTATTAAAACCAGTTCTCAAGAAGGAATAGCCTCAGTTGAGAATGTTGCAATTACGACAACTCAGCCAGAGATACTTGAAAAAACAATAGGAACTGAAATCGTACGGGAGGTTTTACCTAAAGAAACTAAATATGCAATTGCTAAACAATACGGACTTACAGTTGCTGAATTGGAAAAACAAAATCCATTTATAAAAAAGAGATTACCAGTAGGGTCTGTTTTAAAAATACATCCTTCAGGAACTTACGTTGAGAATAATGTACAAGAAGAAGCTAAAACTTCAATTGATAATACTGCTACTGCAGTAGTAGCAACAGTTGTAAAAGACACTGCTACAACAACAGGTATAAAATTCACTCATGGCTCAGACTTATTAAACCAGTTGGTTTTAAATGCAACCGAAAATGTAGGAGTTCGTTACCGCTCAGGTGGTACAACTAGATCAGGTTTTGATTGTTCAGGTTTAATGGTAACAACATTTGGTAGTTTTGATATTAAGTTACCTAGAAGTTCAATTGAACAATCTCGTATTGGGGTTAAAATAGCTTCAGAAGAAGCAAAAAAAGGAGATCTAATCTTCTTTAAAACAAACGGAAGACGACAGATAAATCATGTTGGTATGGTAATAGAAGCCAACGATGGAGAAATCAAATTCATTCATTCTTCAGTACACCGTGGTGTTATAGTGTCTTCTACAAAAGAGGCATATTACGAAAGAAACTTTACTCAAGTTAATCGCGTTTTAGAATAA